The genomic interval GAAGCGATTGAACATGCAGATGTGGCACAACAAACTTGGGCGACGTTGCCTGCTGTTCAACGTGGTGTGTATTTACGTGAAATCGCAAAAGGTATTCGTGAACGTGCTGCAGAAATTACGCAAACGATTATTCAAGAAGGCGGTAAAGTACATGCGTTAGCGGAAACTGAAGTGTATTTTACTGCGGATTACTTAGATTATATGGCAGAGTGGGCACGTCGTTATGAAGGTGAAATTATTCAAAGTGATCGCCAAGATGAACATATTTTCTTATATAAGAAGCCGCTTGGTGTTACGACGGGGATTTTACCATGGAACTTTCCATTTTTCCTTATTGCGCGTAAAATGGCCCCTGCTTTATTAACAGGAAATACGATTGTCATTAAGCCGTCTGTGGAAACGCCGATTAACGCTCAAATTTTTGCTGAAATTGTTCATGCATCTGGTTTACCGAAAGGGGTCTTCAACTTAATTAACGGTTCAGGGCGCGTACTCGGGGAAGAGTTAGCGAACAATGACAAAGTTGCGCTCGTGTCGTTAACAGGAAGTGAGCCTGCTGGTAAACAAGTGATGGCTTCTGCAAGCAAAACGTTAACGAAAGTCAATTTAGAGCTTGGCGGTAAAGCGCCTGCTATTGTATTTGAAGATGCAGATTTAGATGCTGCTGTTGAAAATATCGTCGCATCTCGTATCATCAATACAGGTCAAGTGTGTAACTGTGCGGAACGTGTATATGTGCATGAAAATGTGAAAGCGGCATTTACAGAAAAGCTTGTTGAAAAAATGGCGTCTGTACAATACAGTGATCCGAACGTGCATCAAGACAGTGCAATGGGACCATTAATCAGCAAAAAGGCACAAGTGAATGTACATCGTCTCGTCGAAGGTGCGATTGAAGCGGGAGGCAAACTTTTACTCGGTGGTGAATTACCTACAGAAAAAGGTTATTATTATCCACCGACAGTTATTGATCAATGTACGAACGATATGGAGATTGTCCAAGAAGAAATTTTCGGTCCAGTTTTACCATTAATTTCGTTCAAAACATTTGATGAAGTGATTGAAAAATCGAATGATACGAAATACGGTTTAACATCTTCTGTATATACGAAAGATTTACAAACTGCATTTAAAGCAGTTGACCGTCTTGAATTTGGTGAAACGTATATTAACCGTGAAAACTTCGAAGCGATGCAAGGTTTCCACGCTGGGGTGAAACATTCTGGTATTGGTGGCGCTGATGGCAAACACGGTTTAGAAGAATATTTACGTACACATATCGTCTACATGCAATTATAAAAAAGCGAGGGCTGGGCGCATATGAAATGTCCCAGTCCTCTTCCTACGATTTGTCAAGAGTTCAATAAGTGAAATTGACATTACTGAACTAGACCGTCCAATTTTTACTTTTTTGAATAAGGTGTTATGATGTATATGATTATGTGGTTTCGTTAGTGTGGTGCTTTCTGATAATCATATAATTTATCATTGACTATCAAGTAGTGAATGGTCTTTAATAAGCGATTGATACTCGCTATTACGGCAGTCTTGTGGGGTTTCCCATGAGGCTGCTCTCTTAATTTATAATAATAATCCACAATATGGCTTTGATAATGATTTCTTCCCCTAAGCATGTTCATAG from Staphylococcus sp. MI 10-1553 carries:
- the aldA gene encoding aldehyde dehydrogenase, whose product is MVEVLKNYVNGEFLEGHADEVIDVVNPSTEAVIAQVPTGDVALVREAIEHADVAQQTWATLPAVQRGVYLREIAKGIRERAAEITQTIIQEGGKVHALAETEVYFTADYLDYMAEWARRYEGEIIQSDRQDEHIFLYKKPLGVTTGILPWNFPFFLIARKMAPALLTGNTIVIKPSVETPINAQIFAEIVHASGLPKGVFNLINGSGRVLGEELANNDKVALVSLTGSEPAGKQVMASASKTLTKVNLELGGKAPAIVFEDADLDAAVENIVASRIINTGQVCNCAERVYVHENVKAAFTEKLVEKMASVQYSDPNVHQDSAMGPLISKKAQVNVHRLVEGAIEAGGKLLLGGELPTEKGYYYPPTVIDQCTNDMEIVQEEIFGPVLPLISFKTFDEVIEKSNDTKYGLTSSVYTKDLQTAFKAVDRLEFGETYINRENFEAMQGFHAGVKHSGIGGADGKHGLEEYLRTHIVYMQL